A stretch of Desulfohalovibrio reitneri DNA encodes these proteins:
- a CDS encoding 4Fe-4S dicluster domain-containing protein codes for MSLLDEMKGRIKERLPELDVVIGWQRGFDPLHATPLFMRGEEDVDRLVLDPLCVHNLATYLTGLRDKKVGVVVKGCDSRSVIELLQEKLLDRENITVFGFPCEGVVSLKKIAREVDLDLVEDARVEGDTVKVTVDGGEKSFPLAEVAADKCGRCRYHNALLSDEFVGEPVTEPEADEYADVAEFESRPLEERAGHWREAMQRCIRCYACRNACPLCVCRDHCVAHCRDPHWITEQDTVDEKWFFQVIHAMHLAGRCTECGECERACPVGIPLLLLKRKLNKEVEELFDYRAGTKVEATPPLMAFQVEEENINERGW; via the coding sequence ATGTCCCTTCTGGATGAGATGAAAGGCCGCATCAAAGAGCGGCTGCCCGAGCTGGACGTGGTCATCGGCTGGCAGCGGGGATTCGATCCCCTGCACGCCACGCCGCTGTTCATGCGCGGCGAGGAGGACGTGGACCGGCTGGTGCTGGATCCGCTGTGCGTGCACAACCTGGCCACCTACCTCACCGGCCTGCGGGACAAGAAGGTGGGCGTGGTGGTCAAGGGCTGCGACAGCCGCTCGGTCATCGAGCTCTTGCAGGAAAAGCTTCTGGACCGCGAAAACATCACGGTATTCGGCTTTCCCTGCGAGGGGGTGGTCAGCCTGAAGAAGATCGCCCGCGAGGTCGACCTGGACCTGGTGGAGGACGCCCGGGTCGAGGGCGACACCGTAAAAGTGACCGTGGACGGCGGGGAGAAATCGTTCCCCCTGGCCGAGGTGGCCGCGGACAAGTGCGGCCGCTGCCGCTACCACAACGCCCTGCTCTCGGACGAGTTCGTGGGCGAGCCGGTGACCGAGCCGGAGGCGGACGAGTACGCCGACGTGGCCGAGTTCGAGTCCAGGCCGCTGGAAGAGCGGGCCGGGCACTGGCGTGAGGCCATGCAGCGCTGCATCCGCTGCTACGCCTGCCGCAACGCCTGCCCCCTGTGCGTCTGCCGCGACCACTGCGTGGCCCACTGCCGCGACCCGCACTGGATCACCGAGCAGGACACGGTGGACGAGAAGTGGTTCTTCCAGGTCATCCACGCCATGCACCTGGCCGGGCGCTGCACCGAGTGCGGCGAGTGCGAGCGGGCCTGCCCCGTGGGCATTCCCCTCCTGCTGCTCAAGCGCAAGCTGAACAAGGAAGTCGAGGAGCTGTTCGACTACCGCGCTGGCACCAAGGTGGAGGCCACGCCGCCGCTGATGGCCTTCCAGGTGGAAGAGGAAAACATCAACGAGAGGGGGTGGTGA
- a CDS encoding CoB--CoM heterodisulfide reductase iron-sulfur subunit B family protein encodes MSPAYAYYPGCSGLGTSMEYEQSTRAICEALDVNLVDIPDWSCCGSTPAHTVDHTLSCALAARNLGLVEKMGLDTVITPCPSCLTNLKTAVHRMGDEEFMRRVNSLLDEPVGNTVRVKSVLQALIEDVGPEKLAERVVRPLSGLRVAPYYGCIMNRPPEVMEFDDHENPVAMDRLMEAIGAEVAPFPLKVECCGASFGVARKDVVARLSGKLLDLAEANQAMAMVTACPLCQMNLDLRQGQINAATKSQHEMPVFYYTQLIGLALGLDESSLGLNKLCVNPGLALREAERKTAEAAS; translated from the coding sequence GTGAGCCCCGCCTACGCCTACTACCCCGGCTGTTCCGGCCTCGGCACCTCCATGGAGTACGAGCAGTCCACCCGGGCCATCTGCGAGGCCCTTGACGTGAATCTGGTGGACATTCCGGACTGGAGCTGCTGCGGCTCCACTCCGGCGCACACCGTGGACCACACCCTGTCCTGCGCCCTGGCGGCGCGCAACCTGGGGTTGGTGGAGAAGATGGGCCTGGACACGGTCATCACCCCCTGCCCCAGCTGCCTGACCAACCTCAAGACGGCCGTGCACCGGATGGGCGATGAGGAGTTCATGCGCCGGGTGAACAGCCTGCTGGACGAGCCGGTGGGCAACACGGTGCGGGTCAAGTCCGTGCTGCAGGCGCTCATCGAGGACGTGGGGCCGGAGAAGCTGGCCGAGCGGGTGGTGCGCCCCTTAAGCGGCCTGCGGGTGGCCCCCTACTACGGCTGCATCATGAACCGTCCGCCCGAGGTCATGGAGTTCGACGACCACGAGAACCCGGTGGCCATGGACCGGCTCATGGAGGCCATCGGCGCGGAGGTCGCTCCCTTCCCGCTGAAGGTGGAGTGCTGCGGCGCCTCCTTCGGCGTGGCCCGCAAGGACGTGGTGGCGCGTCTTTCGGGCAAGCTTTTGGACTTGGCCGAGGCCAACCAGGCCATGGCCATGGTCACGGCCTGCCCGCTGTGCCAGATGAACCTGGACCTGCGGCAGGGGCAGATCAACGCGGCCACCAAGAGCCAGCACGAGATGCCCGTTTTCTACTACACCCAGCTCATCGGTCTGGCCCTTGGCCTGGACGAGTCCAGCCTGGGCCTGAACAAGCTGTGCGTGAACCCCGGCCTCGCGCTGCGCGAAGCCGAACGGAAGACCGCCGAAGCCGCCTCCTGA
- a CDS encoding CoB--CoM heterodisulfide reductase iron-sulfur subunit A family protein: protein MRIGVFVCHCGSNIAGNVDVGSVAEQALSLPDVAFASDTMYACAEQGQEGIIEAIRDHGLDGVVVASCTPRMHEPTFRRTVERAGLNRYMFEMANIREHVSWIGKDKEANTRKALDLVSMAVSKLRYDRPLTPKSFEVNKRVMVVGGGVAGIQAALDCANGGLEVVLVEKQSTIGGKMAKLDKTFPTVDCSSCILGPKMVDVSQHPNITLYASSEIDELSGYVGNYTATIRRKATYVDWEACTGCGLCMEKCPSKKSADYFNEGVGTTTAINIPFPQAIPKKASIDPDFCIRFTKGKCGVCAKVCPTEAIRYEQEDELVTEEVGAVIAATGFDLFDTSKYAQYGGGRYPDVITSLQYERLLSASGPTGGHVKRPSDGKEPETVVFVQCVGSRDKSVDRPYCSGFCCMYTAKQAILTKDHLPGSQSYVFYMDIRAPGKLYDEFTRRAMEEYDTRYIRGRVAMIYPKGDKYVVRGADTLAGTQVEIEADLVVLAAGAESAKGSPRMAEKLRISYDKYGFFMESHPKLRPVETNTAGVFLAGACQGPKDIPSSVSQGSAAASKVLEMFSKDMLESDPQVAAVDIKRCIGCGKCVQTCPFGAIEETDFRGQPKAGVIETVCQGCGLCTATCPQGAIQLQHFTDNQILAEVNALCRQPLVTSFE, encoded by the coding sequence ATGCGAATCGGCGTTTTCGTCTGCCACTGCGGCAGCAACATAGCCGGCAACGTGGACGTGGGGTCGGTGGCCGAGCAGGCCCTGTCCCTGCCGGACGTGGCCTTCGCCTCGGACACCATGTACGCCTGCGCGGAGCAGGGGCAGGAAGGCATCATCGAGGCCATCCGCGACCACGGCCTCGACGGCGTGGTGGTGGCCTCCTGCACCCCGCGCATGCACGAGCCCACCTTCCGCCGCACGGTGGAGCGGGCGGGTCTGAACCGCTACATGTTCGAGATGGCCAACATCCGCGAGCACGTCTCCTGGATCGGCAAGGACAAGGAAGCCAACACGCGCAAGGCGCTGGACCTGGTGTCCATGGCCGTTTCCAAGCTGCGCTACGACCGCCCGCTGACCCCCAAGAGCTTCGAGGTCAACAAGCGGGTCATGGTGGTGGGCGGCGGCGTGGCCGGCATCCAGGCGGCGCTGGACTGCGCCAACGGCGGCCTGGAGGTCGTTTTGGTGGAGAAGCAGTCCACCATCGGCGGCAAGATGGCCAAGCTGGACAAGACCTTCCCCACGGTGGACTGCTCCAGCTGCATCCTCGGCCCCAAGATGGTGGACGTCTCCCAGCACCCCAACATCACCCTCTACGCCTCCTCGGAGATCGACGAGCTGAGCGGGTACGTGGGCAACTACACGGCCACCATCCGCCGCAAGGCCACCTACGTGGACTGGGAGGCCTGCACCGGCTGCGGGCTGTGCATGGAGAAGTGCCCCAGCAAGAAGTCCGCGGACTATTTCAACGAGGGCGTGGGCACCACCACGGCCATCAACATCCCCTTCCCCCAGGCCATACCCAAGAAGGCTTCCATCGACCCGGATTTCTGCATCCGCTTCACCAAGGGCAAGTGCGGGGTCTGCGCCAAGGTGTGTCCCACCGAGGCCATCCGCTACGAGCAGGAGGACGAGCTGGTCACGGAGGAGGTGGGCGCGGTCATCGCGGCCACGGGCTTCGACCTCTTCGACACCTCCAAGTACGCCCAGTACGGCGGCGGCCGCTACCCGGACGTGATCACCTCGCTGCAGTACGAGCGGCTGCTGTCGGCCTCCGGCCCCACGGGCGGGCACGTCAAGCGCCCCTCGGACGGCAAGGAGCCCGAGACGGTGGTCTTCGTGCAGTGCGTGGGCTCGCGGGACAAGTCGGTGGACCGTCCCTATTGCTCGGGCTTCTGCTGCATGTACACGGCCAAGCAGGCCATCCTGACCAAGGACCACCTGCCCGGCTCGCAGTCCTACGTCTTCTACATGGACATCCGCGCGCCGGGGAAGCTGTACGACGAGTTCACCCGCCGGGCCATGGAGGAGTACGACACCCGCTACATCCGCGGCCGCGTGGCCATGATCTACCCCAAGGGCGACAAGTACGTGGTGCGCGGGGCGGACACCCTGGCCGGAACGCAGGTGGAGATCGAGGCGGACCTGGTGGTGCTGGCCGCCGGGGCCGAGTCGGCCAAGGGCTCGCCGCGGATGGCCGAGAAGCTGCGCATCTCCTACGACAAGTACGGCTTCTTCATGGAGAGCCACCCCAAGCTGCGGCCGGTGGAGACCAACACCGCGGGCGTGTTCCTGGCCGGTGCCTGCCAGGGCCCCAAGGACATTCCCTCCTCGGTGAGCCAGGGCAGCGCGGCCGCCAGCAAGGTGCTGGAGATGTTCTCCAAGGACATGCTGGAAAGCGACCCGCAGGTGGCCGCGGTGGACATCAAGCGGTGCATCGGTTGCGGCAAGTGCGTCCAGACCTGCCCCTTCGGGGCCATCGAGGAGACGGACTTCCGGGGCCAGCCCAAGGCCGGGGTCATCGAGACGGTCTGCCAGGGGTGCGGGCTGTGCACCGCCACCTGCCCGCAGGGGGCCATCCAGCTGCAACACTTCACTGACAACCAGATCCTCGCGGAGGTCAACGCCCTATGCCGGCAGCCACTGGTGACGAGCTTCGAATAG
- a CDS encoding 4Fe-4S dicluster domain-containing protein, with amino-acid sequence MEILDLSNSRDDEFISQVEEESGQRVRLCYQCGNCTAGCPYTFAFDIPVSRMMRLLQAGQKDQILSSHSVWLCATCESCTTRCPNGIDVARIVDVLRHMARREGYATERGVKVFWDSFLESVAKHGRVYEMGLLTSYIAKTGKVWTDAELGPRILPKGKLHLTPSRIQGREAVARIFQRYKEASK; translated from the coding sequence ATGGAAATACTCGATCTTTCCAATTCCCGCGATGACGAGTTCATCAGCCAGGTCGAGGAGGAGAGCGGGCAGCGGGTGCGGTTGTGCTATCAGTGCGGCAACTGCACGGCTGGCTGTCCGTACACCTTCGCCTTCGACATTCCGGTGAGCCGGATGATGCGGTTGTTGCAGGCCGGGCAGAAGGACCAGATCTTGTCCAGCCACTCGGTGTGGCTGTGCGCCACGTGCGAGTCCTGCACCACGCGCTGCCCCAACGGCATCGACGTGGCGCGGATCGTGGACGTGTTGCGCCACATGGCCCGGCGCGAGGGGTACGCCACCGAGCGCGGCGTGAAGGTATTCTGGGACAGCTTCCTGGAATCGGTGGCCAAGCACGGCCGGGTGTACGAAATGGGCCTTTTGACCTCGTACATCGCCAAGACCGGCAAGGTCTGGACGGACGCCGAGCTCGGCCCGCGCATCCTGCCCAAGGGCAAGCTGCACCTCACTCCGTCCCGCATCCAGGGCCGCGAGGCCGTGGCCCGGATCTTCCAGCGCTACAAGGAGGCCTCCAAGTGA
- a CDS encoding 4Fe-4S dicluster domain-containing protein, translated as MEAKFIPGDKVPAWLAELAKERRTAVPRREGEAVVFRPFAPDQPVPLGRQATTPPKGSVFPQCEPLMVFRYEKDPASPDTSQVRVKETIDETPRLVVGGRPCDARGFATFDRVYDAEDVKDLNYLARREHTAFITMACPRPSSTCFCHWVGSGPADTECSDVLMTPVEGGYVLEPVTETGGELLGSGLLEDAGKRLDEAHVVHKRAAEGLGEAPDLSETPGKLLELFDDMGFWEEVSAKCISCGACTYLCPTCYCFNITDEACGAEGARLRTWDNCMSYQFTMEASGHNPRPTKAHRLKNRVGHKFSYYPTIHGGAIACCGCGRCIKHCPVSVDIREIVLKATAAEPAEQE; from the coding sequence ATGGAAGCCAAGTTCATCCCCGGCGACAAGGTCCCGGCCTGGCTGGCGGAGCTGGCCAAAGAGCGCCGGACCGCCGTCCCCCGCCGCGAGGGCGAGGCCGTGGTCTTTCGGCCCTTCGCCCCGGACCAGCCGGTTCCCCTGGGCCGCCAAGCCACCACGCCGCCCAAGGGCTCGGTCTTTCCCCAGTGCGAGCCGCTGATGGTCTTTCGCTACGAGAAGGACCCGGCCAGCCCGGACACAAGCCAGGTGCGGGTCAAGGAGACCATCGACGAGACGCCGAGGCTGGTGGTGGGCGGCCGCCCTTGCGACGCGCGCGGCTTCGCCACCTTCGACCGGGTGTACGACGCCGAGGACGTCAAGGACCTCAACTACCTGGCGCGGCGCGAGCACACCGCCTTCATCACCATGGCCTGCCCCAGGCCCTCCTCCACCTGCTTCTGCCACTGGGTGGGCTCCGGCCCGGCGGACACCGAGTGTTCCGACGTGCTCATGACCCCGGTGGAGGGCGGCTACGTGCTGGAGCCGGTGACCGAAACCGGCGGGGAGCTTCTGGGCAGCGGCCTGCTGGAGGACGCCGGGAAGCGGCTGGACGAGGCGCACGTCGTGCACAAGCGGGCGGCCGAGGGCCTGGGCGAGGCCCCGGATCTTTCGGAGACGCCCGGCAAGCTGCTGGAGCTGTTCGACGACATGGGCTTCTGGGAGGAGGTCTCGGCCAAATGCATCAGCTGCGGGGCCTGCACCTACCTCTGCCCCACCTGCTACTGCTTCAACATCACCGACGAGGCGTGCGGGGCGGAAGGGGCCAGGCTGCGCACCTGGGACAACTGCATGTCCTACCAGTTCACCATGGAGGCCAGCGGCCACAACCCCCGCCCCACCAAGGCCCACAGGCTGAAGAACCGCGTGGGGCACAAGTTCAGCTACTACCCCACCATCCACGGCGGGGCCATCGCCTGCTGCGGCTGCGGCCGCTGCATAAAGCACTGCCCCGTGTCCGTGGACATCCGCGAAATCGTTCTCAAAGCCACGGCCGCCGAGCCGGCCGAGCAGGAGTAG
- a CDS encoding hydrogenase iron-sulfur subunit, translated as MPAATGDELRIVGFLCNWCSYGGADTAGVGRFQQPTDLRIIRVPCSGRIDPLFILRALFHGADGVLVSGCHPRDCHYSEGNLYARRRLEVLKRFLPILGMDERRFEYTWVSASEGKKWQTVVHKFTEAIHELGPAPALSEAQVARAQAVAADAA; from the coding sequence ATGCCGGCAGCCACTGGTGACGAGCTTCGAATAGTCGGCTTTCTGTGCAACTGGTGCTCCTACGGGGGCGCGGACACCGCCGGGGTGGGCCGCTTCCAGCAGCCCACGGACCTGCGCATCATCCGCGTGCCCTGCTCGGGCCGCATCGACCCGCTGTTCATCCTCCGCGCCCTGTTCCACGGGGCGGACGGGGTGCTGGTCTCGGGCTGCCACCCGCGCGACTGCCACTACTCCGAGGGCAACCTCTACGCCAGGCGCAGGCTGGAGGTGCTGAAGCGCTTCCTGCCCATCCTGGGCATGGACGAGCGGCGGTTCGAGTACACCTGGGTCTCGGCCTCGGAAGGCAAGAAATGGCAGACGGTGGTGCACAAGTTCACCGAGGCCATCCACGAACTCGGCCCCGCGCCCGCCCTGAGCGAAGCGCAGGTGGCCCGGGCGCAAGCCGTGGCGGCGGACGCCGCCTGA